The Hyphomonas sediminis genome contains a region encoding:
- a CDS encoding MupA/Atu3671 family FMN-dependent luciferase-like monooxygenase, with translation MNNITALFVGDGPLLTQCVDAYVSMGGQVTAILTHDAAIASYAGTSGFRVLNKNEASANDLDALEFDYLFSIANLDMLPGELISRARRKAINFHDGPLPRYAGLNATSWAILAGESGHGVTWHEMTDKPDTGGIVDVEPVSIDPNDTAFSLNAKCFEAGLSAFKRILASVSAGDVPVRAQTGERTYFGKFKRPAAAATLRFDVPVEEVLALARAMSFGPYNNPLSALKLWTGERVLLVNELELSGSAQSVLPAGSIVGHDADALMVAVQGGSLVRLKGITDSAGAPVSLTGQKDLGVGACLPSLSDDAVAHLDGLVKSASKAEPFWLAQSARTPAAEGVPYPRAMAPAAGVHEFALADQADVAVALSALAAWSAHVSGAAAVAVALYDADHVSGLGQSAAWFEPWRPVVLDVSPAEKAGELTQRARALLEAAKDKGPLSVDAYMRRARTERAQGRATDFAIALELGAGAPKHPNADIAMQLVAGKATLRFSAAAFDAQVAATMAAHIKAAFDALIRAPELSVSAIELSAADELAMRAAFEAGANVNVPFVSMHGGVQAQAAKTPARIALQTREASLSYAELDEASDIVAAQLAARGVQPGETVGVCMSRSIEMVVALLAVLKSGCAYVPLDPGYPADRLDYMLEDSRSRFVVTNVQGVGEGVRATRLTFDELRAGTADGWARPSSSAQDLAYLIYTSGSTGRPKGVKVQHGALANFFAAMDKRLPYKDGDVWLAVTSPNFDISVLELFWTLSRGLTVALHGAEAKKSKPFSLFYFAASSTANADQYKLLFAGARFADENGFEAIWTPERHFHDFGGSYPNPAVTSAALASITKNVHIRAGSCVLPLHHPVRVAEDWSVIDNISGGRVGLAIATGWQPNDFVLAPDAFAGRKDTLPERIDTLKRLWRGEAVPFVNPNGQEIPTRIMPRPVQKELPIWLTIAKAAEAFESAGRQGFNVLTHLLGMSVDELAGNIARYRAAWKAAGHAGEGQVTLMLHSFVGDTDEGVREVVREPMKAYLRTAVDLVRDAAWTFPTLVQRGEQTGRTAQEVMDAEPLTPDEMDALLDHAFERYFQTSGLFGSVETCAEMARRVHGVGVDEIGCLVDFGVDQDLAIEHLPYLRRVMERAGALPASEARFSVAEDLEFFGASHLQCTPSMAMMLGGEREKLAGLEVLCVGGEALPMDLARALRADAPQAKLFNMYGPTETTIWSTMCDLTEFGNFIPLGEALINTTLRIDSASGRAQPALAAGELLIGGDGVTLGYWDRPELTAERFVTLADRPGETLYRTGDLVRRHPDGKLEFLGRIDHQVKLRGHRIELGEIEAALVGTDEIAQAVVVALGDTSESKRLVAYCVSKPGATPDFKALKAQLSQELPEIMVPAQFVSLPAFPLTPNGKIDRKALPAPDAVTSGVMEAADNEVEQRLSTLWCELLGLSALDVNANFFDLGGHSLLAFQMLRRVQAEFDGNVSITDVFRFPTVRTLATRIREGEGGDKDKVNAGIGRAQARLAARRRHPAGA, from the coding sequence GTGAATAATATTACTGCGCTGTTCGTCGGCGATGGGCCGCTTTTGACGCAATGTGTCGACGCCTATGTTTCAATGGGCGGCCAGGTCACAGCGATATTAACGCATGACGCTGCCATCGCCAGCTATGCTGGCACTTCCGGCTTCCGTGTGCTGAATAAAAATGAGGCATCGGCGAACGATTTGGATGCGCTCGAATTCGACTACCTCTTCAGCATCGCCAATCTCGACATGCTTCCAGGGGAGCTTATTTCGCGCGCGCGCAGAAAGGCGATTAACTTCCATGATGGCCCGCTGCCTCGGTATGCCGGCCTGAATGCGACCTCCTGGGCCATTCTGGCAGGAGAGAGCGGGCACGGCGTGACCTGGCACGAAATGACCGACAAGCCGGACACCGGTGGAATTGTGGACGTCGAACCGGTTTCTATCGACCCCAATGACACGGCATTTAGCCTTAACGCCAAATGTTTCGAAGCGGGCCTGAGCGCTTTCAAACGCATTCTTGCTTCGGTGTCCGCTGGAGACGTGCCGGTACGCGCGCAAACGGGCGAGCGCACCTACTTTGGAAAATTCAAACGCCCGGCGGCAGCGGCAACTTTGCGCTTCGATGTGCCGGTTGAGGAAGTTCTGGCTCTGGCGCGGGCGATGTCTTTCGGGCCTTATAACAATCCGTTGTCCGCGCTGAAGCTCTGGACCGGTGAACGCGTTCTGCTGGTGAACGAGCTTGAGCTCTCCGGCAGTGCGCAATCCGTTCTGCCGGCGGGATCTATCGTGGGACATGACGCAGACGCCCTGATGGTAGCCGTTCAGGGTGGCAGCCTTGTGCGCTTGAAGGGCATTACGGATTCAGCTGGTGCGCCGGTGTCGCTTACAGGCCAGAAGGATCTGGGCGTTGGGGCTTGTTTGCCGTCGCTCTCAGACGATGCGGTTGCCCATCTCGATGGGCTGGTGAAGTCCGCTTCGAAAGCTGAGCCATTCTGGCTGGCGCAAAGCGCGCGTACGCCAGCTGCCGAAGGTGTGCCTTATCCGCGCGCGATGGCGCCGGCAGCGGGTGTTCATGAGTTTGCTCTGGCAGATCAGGCGGACGTGGCAGTAGCGCTTTCGGCGCTTGCCGCCTGGTCCGCTCATGTCAGCGGGGCTGCTGCGGTTGCCGTTGCGCTTTATGATGCCGATCATGTTTCCGGCCTTGGCCAGAGCGCCGCCTGGTTTGAGCCGTGGCGCCCGGTTGTGCTGGATGTTTCGCCGGCCGAAAAAGCAGGCGAACTGACACAGCGCGCGCGCGCCCTTCTTGAGGCCGCCAAGGATAAGGGGCCGTTGTCCGTCGATGCGTATATGCGCCGGGCGCGGACAGAGCGCGCACAGGGGCGGGCAACTGACTTTGCCATCGCGCTGGAGCTTGGCGCGGGGGCGCCGAAGCACCCGAACGCTGATATTGCGATGCAACTGGTGGCCGGCAAGGCAACCTTGCGATTCTCCGCCGCTGCATTCGACGCCCAGGTGGCGGCGACGATGGCGGCGCATATCAAGGCCGCATTCGACGCGCTGATCCGCGCGCCGGAACTGAGCGTTTCCGCAATCGAACTTTCCGCCGCCGATGAGCTGGCGATGCGGGCAGCATTCGAAGCCGGAGCGAACGTCAATGTTCCCTTCGTTTCTATGCATGGCGGCGTGCAAGCACAGGCGGCCAAGACGCCAGCCCGAATTGCGCTTCAGACGCGGGAAGCTTCGCTGAGCTATGCGGAGCTGGACGAAGCTTCCGACATCGTCGCGGCGCAGCTGGCTGCGCGCGGTGTGCAGCCGGGTGAAACGGTCGGCGTTTGCATGAGCCGCTCGATCGAAATGGTTGTGGCTTTGCTGGCCGTACTGAAGTCGGGATGTGCCTATGTGCCGCTTGATCCGGGTTATCCGGCGGATCGCCTGGATTACATGCTCGAAGATTCGCGCTCCCGCTTCGTCGTGACCAATGTGCAGGGTGTGGGTGAAGGTGTGCGTGCAACGCGCCTGACGTTTGATGAGCTTCGTGCTGGCACTGCGGACGGATGGGCGCGGCCTTCGTCGAGCGCTCAGGACCTTGCCTATCTGATCTACACCTCAGGTTCTACGGGCCGGCCGAAGGGCGTGAAAGTGCAGCATGGCGCACTGGCAAACTTCTTCGCAGCGATGGATAAGCGCCTTCCTTACAAGGACGGTGATGTCTGGCTGGCCGTCACCAGCCCCAACTTTGATATTTCCGTGCTGGAACTGTTCTGGACGCTGTCGCGCGGACTGACCGTGGCGCTGCATGGCGCTGAAGCAAAGAAGAGCAAGCCGTTCAGCCTGTTCTATTTTGCCGCTTCTTCGACGGCAAATGCTGACCAATACAAACTGTTGTTTGCTGGCGCGCGGTTTGCCGATGAAAATGGCTTCGAAGCGATCTGGACGCCGGAACGTCACTTCCACGACTTTGGCGGTTCGTATCCGAACCCGGCCGTGACCAGCGCAGCGCTGGCGTCGATCACCAAGAATGTGCACATTCGCGCCGGAAGTTGTGTTCTTCCGCTGCATCATCCGGTCCGCGTTGCCGAGGACTGGTCGGTCATCGACAATATCTCCGGCGGCCGGGTTGGTCTGGCGATTGCGACGGGCTGGCAGCCGAACGATTTCGTGCTTGCGCCGGACGCTTTTGCGGGCCGCAAAGATACACTGCCGGAGCGCATTGATACGCTGAAACGCCTGTGGCGCGGAGAAGCGGTGCCATTCGTAAATCCGAATGGACAGGAAATCCCTACGCGGATTATGCCGCGACCGGTTCAGAAAGAACTCCCGATCTGGCTGACCATCGCGAAAGCGGCCGAAGCCTTCGAGAGCGCTGGCCGGCAGGGATTCAACGTCCTGACTCACCTTCTCGGGATGTCGGTTGACGAGCTGGCGGGCAACATCGCGCGGTATCGCGCGGCGTGGAAAGCTGCAGGACATGCGGGCGAGGGGCAGGTGACCCTGATGCTGCACTCCTTTGTGGGCGACACCGATGAGGGCGTCCGCGAAGTCGTCCGGGAGCCGATGAAGGCGTACCTGCGTACTGCTGTGGATCTCGTGCGGGATGCGGCCTGGACTTTCCCGACGCTGGTTCAGCGCGGAGAACAGACCGGTCGCACGGCACAGGAAGTTATGGACGCCGAACCGCTTACGCCGGACGAAATGGATGCGTTGCTCGATCACGCTTTCGAGCGCTATTTCCAGACGAGCGGCCTGTTCGGGTCCGTTGAAACCTGCGCAGAAATGGCGCGCCGCGTTCATGGTGTCGGCGTCGATGAAATCGGTTGCCTCGTGGATTTCGGTGTCGACCAGGATCTGGCAATCGAACATTTGCCCTACCTGCGCCGCGTCATGGAGCGGGCCGGGGCACTGCCCGCCAGCGAGGCGCGTTTTTCTGTGGCTGAGGATCTCGAATTTTTCGGCGCGTCGCACCTTCAGTGCACGCCGTCGATGGCGATGATGCTGGGCGGGGAGCGTGAAAAGCTTGCCGGGCTTGAGGTGCTTTGCGTGGGAGGCGAGGCCCTTCCGATGGACCTGGCGCGGGCGCTGCGCGCTGATGCGCCCCAAGCCAAGCTGTTCAATATGTATGGCCCGACTGAGACGACGATCTGGTCGACCATGTGTGACCTCACAGAGTTTGGAAACTTCATTCCGCTAGGCGAAGCGCTGATCAATACGACGCTGCGGATCGATTCCGCTAGTGGACGGGCGCAGCCTGCGCTGGCCGCAGGAGAGCTGCTGATCGGTGGCGACGGTGTCACGCTCGGCTACTGGGATCGCCCGGAACTAACAGCCGAACGCTTTGTTACGCTGGCGGATCGCCCTGGGGAGACCCTGTACCGGACTGGCGACCTTGTTCGCCGTCATCCGGACGGGAAGCTGGAGTTCCTTGGACGGATCGACCACCAGGTAAAGCTGCGGGGACATCGTATCGAACTTGGCGAAATCGAAGCGGCCCTGGTGGGCACCGATGAGATCGCCCAGGCTGTCGTGGTGGCGCTGGGGGATACCAGCGAGAGCAAGCGCCTTGTGGCATATTGCGTTTCGAAGCCGGGCGCCACGCCGGACTTCAAGGCGCTGAAAGCCCAGCTTTCCCAGGAGTTGCCGGAAATCATGGTGCCCGCGCAGTTTGTGTCGCTGCCGGCATTCCCGCTGACACCCAATGGCAAGATCGACCGCAAGGCGCTTCCGGCGCCTGACGCGGTCACCAGCGGCGTTATGGAAGCTGCGGACAATGAAGTCGAACAGCGCCTGTCGACCCTGTGGTGTGAGCTGCTCGGATTGAGCGCGCTGGATGTGAACGCCAATTTCTTCGATCTGGGGGGGCACTCTCTTCTGGCCTTCCAGATGCTGCGCCGCGTCCAAGCAGAATTTGATGGCAATGTCAGCATAACGGACGTCTTCCGTTTCCCGACAGTCAGAACGTTGGCCACCCGTATCCGCGAGGGTGAGGGTGGAGATAAGGACAAGGTGAATGCAGGGATAGGCCGGGCGCAAGCGCGCCTCGCGGCCCGTCGCCGTCACCCAGCAGGAGCGTAA
- a CDS encoding lipopolysaccharide biosynthesis protein, whose translation MTDNNTPANFGNEQEVSPGRVIRATAWLGLAKLVSYGLAFLSTIVLARILVPEDFGVIALAMAIIGVLAGLLDVPVTTALVALQSPTDDEFDTAWTISIIRSVLVSLLLFALAYPLAGMFNMPEVAPVIMALSAQLIIFGLRNPYFENFARSLNFTWDVYAEISSKICQIIVSIAVALIWKSYWAFVVGLIAGALASMIVTYIAARRLPKLSLRSPQRLLGYSIWLGMSMVVNRLASESANLIAGKRFGQAMLGELHIGNKLSTDISYIALIPIIRSLLSAFSRLADDMHRFRHAYLKAQAATVAMALPMGVGLALVADPLVPLMLGPGWDRAIIVVQYFAPCASLLMAAGPIRSVAMALGKTRVMLGRDVILLVIRVTCLVIGTWTHGFLGLLVAYVASTILTTIVNLAFLKRLLSIRIVDQVRNFARSIISTLMMAGAVMVVDRSLNLPDTLWDNILTVGVLSATGAATYATVHTLLWLAGGRPDGIEQSALLVARKLKLVR comes from the coding sequence ATGACCGATAATAATACGCCGGCCAATTTCGGTAACGAACAGGAAGTCTCGCCAGGTCGCGTAATCCGCGCCACCGCCTGGCTGGGCCTCGCAAAGCTGGTGAGCTACGGTCTCGCATTCCTCAGCACCATCGTGCTCGCGCGAATTCTTGTTCCGGAAGATTTTGGAGTCATCGCCCTTGCAATGGCGATCATCGGCGTCCTGGCCGGGCTTCTCGATGTTCCAGTGACGACCGCGCTCGTCGCGCTCCAATCCCCGACCGATGATGAATTCGACACCGCCTGGACGATATCCATCATCCGATCTGTCCTGGTGTCCCTTCTTCTCTTCGCCCTCGCGTATCCATTGGCGGGAATGTTCAACATGCCAGAAGTCGCACCTGTGATTATGGCACTATCGGCACAGCTCATCATCTTTGGCCTGAGAAACCCATATTTTGAGAACTTTGCACGGTCGCTGAATTTCACATGGGATGTGTACGCCGAAATTTCCTCCAAGATCTGTCAGATCATTGTCAGCATCGCGGTCGCGCTCATCTGGAAATCCTACTGGGCATTTGTCGTGGGCCTCATTGCTGGCGCCCTCGCCAGCATGATTGTGACCTACATAGCCGCCCGGAGGCTGCCGAAGCTTTCGCTTCGCTCACCGCAGCGACTGCTGGGCTATTCCATCTGGCTGGGCATGAGCATGGTCGTAAACCGGCTCGCCTCGGAAAGTGCCAACCTGATCGCAGGCAAGCGCTTCGGCCAGGCGATGCTCGGCGAGCTTCACATCGGCAACAAGTTGTCGACAGACATTTCCTACATCGCCCTCATCCCGATCATCCGGTCGCTGCTCTCGGCGTTCAGCCGCCTGGCTGACGACATGCACCGGTTTCGCCACGCCTATCTCAAGGCACAGGCTGCAACTGTTGCGATGGCGCTGCCAATGGGCGTTGGGCTTGCGCTCGTGGCCGATCCGCTTGTGCCCCTGATGCTTGGCCCGGGCTGGGACCGGGCGATCATCGTGGTCCAGTACTTCGCGCCCTGCGCCAGCTTGTTGATGGCCGCTGGGCCTATTCGATCCGTCGCGATGGCATTGGGCAAGACGCGGGTCATGCTGGGTCGCGATGTGATACTTCTTGTTATCCGGGTCACCTGCCTGGTCATCGGCACATGGACCCACGGCTTCCTTGGCCTGCTGGTGGCCTATGTAGCCTCTACCATCCTCACGACCATCGTAAATCTCGCCTTTCTGAAGCGCCTTCTGAGTATCCGGATTGTCGATCAGGTCCGGAACTTCGCGCGCTCCATTATATCGACACTGATGATGGCGGGTGCCGTAATGGTCGTCGATCGGTCACTCAATCTGCCAGACACGCTGTGGGACAACATCCTCACGGTTGGAGTTTTGTCCGCAACGGGCGCAGCCACCTATGCAACGGTCCACACGCTGCTCTGGCTGGCCGGTGGCCGCCCGGACGGTATCGAACAATCCGCGCTACTGGTCGCCAGGAAACTGAAGCTCGTTCGCTGA
- the eda gene encoding bifunctional 4-hydroxy-2-oxoglutarate aldolase/2-dehydro-3-deoxy-phosphogluconate aldolase, producing MSDIVQKLDAAAKKAPVVPVLVVDSAASAAPLAQALEAAGVTIAEVTLRTADGLKVIEAMRKAAPGLIVGAGTVLSGRDVEAALAAGAEFLVSPGMSPGLRAALGGREQLMIPGVATASEAMTRAEEGFRRLKLFPAAVAGGVPALKSLAGPLPHLKFMPTGGITEGDVVSYLAQPNVFAVGGSWIASQADIAAGNWDKITGIAKRLLAPA from the coding sequence ATGTCCGACATTGTCCAGAAGCTCGATGCCGCCGCTAAAAAGGCGCCGGTTGTCCCGGTACTTGTGGTCGACTCTGCGGCCTCTGCAGCGCCGCTGGCGCAGGCGCTGGAAGCGGCGGGTGTGACAATTGCGGAAGTGACGCTGCGGACCGCTGACGGGCTGAAAGTGATTGAGGCGATGCGCAAAGCAGCGCCAGGGCTGATCGTAGGCGCGGGCACCGTGCTGAGCGGGCGCGATGTGGAAGCAGCGCTGGCGGCGGGGGCGGAGTTCCTTGTTTCGCCCGGCATGTCGCCGGGGCTGCGCGCGGCGCTGGGCGGACGGGAGCAGCTGATGATCCCCGGTGTGGCGACGGCCAGCGAAGCGATGACCCGCGCAGAGGAAGGCTTTCGGCGGCTGAAACTGTTTCCGGCGGCGGTCGCAGGCGGTGTTCCGGCGCTGAAGTCTCTCGCCGGACCGCTGCCGCATTTGAAGTTCATGCCGACGGGCGGTATCACCGAAGGCGATGTGGTGAGCTATCTGGCGCAGCCGAACGTGTTTGCCGTAGGCGGATCATGGATCGCCAGCCAAGCCGATATTGCGGCAGGCAACTGGGACAAAATCACGGGGATTGCCAAGCGCCTGCTGGCGCCTGCCTGA
- a CDS encoding GNAT family N-acetyltransferase, with product MSRYPSIGELVLARPLPEGALETYSARPARTLEEYQQAMAIRAAVYMAEQDCPYDEEYDGNDFTATHMVVYAGARPIGAIRVRWFSGFAKVERTSILPSFRGTAALKVLLAETFEIIARKGYRLALAQIQARLWPTWSRVFRCRLVIEREGFAFSGFEYAEMEIPVPRHPEVLGVRADPLQVIRPEGAWDDMGVLDKSAGRPTDGAKAA from the coding sequence ATGAGCCGGTATCCTTCGATTGGTGAGCTTGTGCTCGCCCGGCCATTGCCGGAAGGAGCGCTGGAGACCTATTCCGCGCGCCCGGCCCGAACCCTGGAGGAATACCAGCAGGCAATGGCTATCCGCGCGGCGGTCTACATGGCCGAGCAGGACTGCCCGTATGACGAAGAGTATGATGGCAATGATTTCACGGCGACGCATATGGTCGTTTATGCTGGCGCGCGCCCGATTGGGGCGATCCGTGTGCGGTGGTTCTCTGGATTTGCGAAGGTGGAGCGCACATCGATCTTGCCTTCGTTCCGGGGAACAGCGGCGCTGAAAGTGCTGCTGGCGGAGACGTTCGAGATTATCGCGCGCAAAGGATACCGGCTGGCGTTGGCGCAGATCCAGGCGCGTCTTTGGCCGACCTGGAGCCGGGTGTTCCGCTGCCGGCTGGTGATCGAGCGGGAAGGGTTTGCATTTTCAGGCTTTGAGTATGCGGAGATGGAAATCCCAGTACCGCGCCATCCGGAAGTGTTGGGGGTGAGAGCCGACCCACTTCAGGTGATCCGACCGGAAGGTGCGTGGGACGATATGGGGGTGCTGGACAAGTCCGCCGGGCGACCGACGGACGGGGCAAAAGCGGCGTAG
- a CDS encoding acyl-CoA dehydrogenase family protein encodes MEFALSEDQRMLQDSLKGVLGDAASLDRMRKIAADDVGEGSALDEALAGFGLSALPVPESAGGLGLGALDACLVQEALGYNVAPSRFLATAVAARVFAGKPEILGGLASGDVKFALAVTELFSRRDGAGVELKGGKLSGKSLLAQSVDGATHLLVADAAGTLHSVEAAAAGVTVMRTIDRTRSFHEVTLDGATPLASATPDAETMAFARLLVAADTLGAAQAMIDKAVAYAKERQQFGRVIGSFQAVKHMCAEMAAKLEPSRALIWHAAHALDIGDSEGPFMANLAKAHLAEVGTFVARTSTEVHGGMGFTDLVGLHYWYKRIGVNRQLLGSPEQARQTAAQLQGLVV; translated from the coding sequence ATGGAATTTGCACTTTCTGAAGACCAGCGCATGCTGCAGGACAGCCTGAAGGGCGTGCTTGGGGACGCCGCTTCACTAGACCGTATGCGGAAGATTGCCGCAGACGATGTCGGGGAAGGCTCTGCGCTGGACGAGGCTTTGGCCGGGTTTGGCCTTTCGGCGCTGCCCGTGCCGGAATCGGCGGGCGGGTTGGGGCTGGGCGCTCTGGACGCTTGTCTCGTGCAGGAGGCGCTGGGCTATAATGTGGCTCCGTCGCGTTTTCTGGCGACAGCGGTCGCGGCGCGGGTATTTGCCGGCAAGCCGGAGATCCTCGGTGGGCTCGCTTCGGGCGATGTGAAGTTTGCGCTGGCGGTGACGGAGCTGTTCTCCCGGCGCGACGGTGCAGGCGTGGAGCTGAAAGGCGGCAAGCTTTCCGGCAAGAGCCTGCTGGCCCAATCGGTGGACGGGGCAACGCACCTTCTGGTGGCGGATGCGGCCGGAACGTTGCATTCGGTGGAGGCCGCAGCAGCGGGTGTGACCGTGATGCGGACGATTGACCGGACGCGGAGTTTCCATGAAGTGACGCTGGACGGCGCAACGCCGCTCGCCAGCGCGACGCCGGATGCTGAAACGATGGCTTTCGCGCGCCTGCTGGTGGCAGCAGACACACTCGGCGCAGCGCAGGCGATGATCGACAAGGCCGTCGCCTATGCCAAGGAGCGCCAGCAGTTTGGCCGGGTGATCGGTTCGTTCCAGGCGGTGAAACATATGTGCGCAGAGATGGCGGCCAAGCTGGAGCCCTCGCGCGCGCTGATCTGGCATGCGGCGCACGCGCTGGACATCGGCGACAGCGAAGGCCCGTTCATGGCGAACCTTGCCAAGGCGCACCTGGCCGAAGTGGGCACGTTCGTGGCCCGCACCTCGACCGAGGTGCACGGGGGCATGGGCTTCACCGATCTTGTCGGCCTGCACTACTGGTACAAGCGCATCGGCGTGAACCGGCAGCTGCTGGGTTCGCCGGAGCAGGCCCGCCAGACCGCCGCACAATTGCAAGGACTGGTTGTGTAG